The sequence CACCTTTTGGCCAATCATTTCACTTTGCAAACTGCGACCTGTCATATCAACGAGAACTTTTTGGCGCAGTTTAATTTGTTTAAAATCATTTTCATTGGCACGATAGGTACTTTCTGTCCATGCACCTGAATCGGCATAATCAAAAAACATTTTTGGAACGCGGCGCTTTGCTGCCTTTTTTAAATCAGCAATATCGAGCAATTGTCTCATCATAGACCTTTCTTAAAAAATTGTCTAAGTTGCACCCAAAATCACATAGTTGCCATAAAAAATAGCCAAAATATAAAATAATTAATCCAATTGCTTAGGTGAAGCACAGCAATGGCTATTTGGGGTACTTCCTGCCAAGGTTTCAATAATGGCGCAATCAGGATCATCATTGCCATTACATTGGTTAATCAATAGCCGCAATTTATCGCTCATTTCGCGCAAAACTGCCATCTTTTCTTCAAGTTCTGCAAGGTGTTGGGCGGCTAGTTTTTTTACTTCAGCAGAGCTGCGCGATTGTTCACGCCAAAGTGACAAAAGCGTGTTAATTTGATCAAGCGAAAAGCCTAAATCGCGAGAGCGGCGAATAAATCGT comes from Bartonella sp. HY038 and encodes:
- the cueR gene encoding Cu(I)-responsive transcriptional regulator, which encodes MNIGEAAKESGVSAKMIRHYESIGLIKAAHRSDAGYRHYAMQDLDTLRFIRRSRDLGFSLDQINTLLSLWREQSRSSAEVKKLAAQHLAELEEKMAVLREMSDKLRLLINQCNGNDDPDCAIIETLAGSTPNSHCCASPKQLD